Genomic DNA from Manihot esculenta cultivar AM560-2 chromosome 15, M.esculenta_v8, whole genome shotgun sequence:
tcctggccgtttttgctccggggagatcttgttgatcccaccggccatttttgctccaggagatcttacgggatcctggccgtttttgctccaggagatcttatgggatcctggccgtttttgctccggggagatcttgttgatcccgccggccgtttttgctctaggagatcttacgagatcctggccgtttttgctccgggaggtctttttgagatcctcgccggtcatttttgctccaggagatcttacgagatcctgctccgggaggtctttttgagatcctcaccggccgtttttgttccggggagaTCTTTGTGATCCCGCCAGCCTTCTACCTttcaggaggtctctatgtttTCAGGAGGTCTTTTTAGtatctgttcttttcttttcctgagaGAGTTAATACTCATAATAATAGAGTTAATCATTGCATTTATAAGATGGTGTTATTTCGTGCTTTCATAGTACAAGAATTTCTTTTCACAAATATTCTAAGGAAAATACCTCTCTAGCTTGTTCAACCTTTTGTTCCTCCAACgaccatgttgatggtcccattGGATCCGTCATTCACCTGCCCTACTCCCGCTCTTCTGAGTATCTGTCCTGTTGGGTTTGGCTGAGGCCTTTGTTCTTCTAGTTTCTTTATgaagttcttgaggtgtcccctctttatTAGCCTTTCGATCTCagcaatcaactggaagcagttattggtgtcatggccgtTCGTGTGGtgatactgacaatatttgtcaggatctccCTGGTTCGATTCCATTTTCATAAGCTTGGGCCACTAGAGAAACTCCTTGTCTTGgatggccatgagcacttcggctttaGAGGCATTGAGAGGGGTCGGTTTCTCTAGAACCCACGGGGGGAGTGACCTTTGTTCTGAAACCCGAGgagggagaggtctttggtccTTGCGCTCCCAGGATTGTCTATACGGTTCAAGTCTCTTGCCATGCTTTTTCTCGTGCCTCTCCGGCCTTCCCTCCTCCGGTGCTTTCCCCTTATCTGTCGCTCCTTTGGCGAACCTGCTTGTCACTAAGGCaccatcctgccttatgtatttttcagcccgcttcattagctcggccagtgaggtcggaggcttcctgctcagtgaaccaaagaactcggctgaggttgtccccttctgcatggcttctacagcccttccttcatcgagctCGAAAATTTACAAGGCTTCCGTGTTGAAACGGGCGACGTATTCCTTGAGTGATTTGTCTCTCCTCTGTCTGACCGTCTCTAGgtaactcgtcttcctatctgccggcaccccggcgataaactggctgatgaagcgggtggccagatctccaaagctaTTAATACTTTCTGCCTCAAGGCTATTGAACCACGTccgtgctggccccgagagTGTCGTAggaaataccttgcacatcagggcGTCTGACAAagtttgcagctccatgaaagtcttgtagttcaagacatgctccctAGGGTTCCCAGCCCCATCGTATGCGGCcataggcggcatcataaatttcttggggacagtctcttgctgcacccacttcgagaagggcGAAGAGGTGGGCAGGAGGGCCTGGTTCTGATCCTTCGTTCCTAGCTCGACCAAGAgttgctctctcatcttttgcaaCTTCTGGTCTACACTCTCCCCTTCCCGCCTGGGCTTCCTCTCCTGGTGGGCCTCCTCTTCCCATGTCTCACTCCCCACTCTTCCGGTGGTTCCGGCGGAGTAGCTATCGACTTCATCATTCTCTATCAGCTCCttcaccctccttccatgaactcgagcttccggctcttcctcttctccggctctCCTCCTCCCGTCTCCGGTTTCTTGGTTGACAGTTCTGGGGTGGTTGAAGGTAGGCTGAGGTTCGTTAGtctggggttcttctaccactggtgACACGTTTgcgggggtgctaaggccccattgctgcattatctgccccaaccagtgggcggtgctCTGTAGTTGGAAGGCCATGGTTTGGAGGTCTTAGTTGGACAAGGTGGCGGCGGAAGCAttcctcgccaagcttggcgaggggttgaaagggattggtgtttggttgtttggcgTTGTAGGattagaaaaggagaactgctgcctctcttgggcagagctcaggtcatttggagtgacgttgttttcgttgtgattagccattgtggatctcagtgggtatttgtgagagtggaactccggcgatgaaaagatctccttcgttcccacagacggcgccaattgatgatctgagatccagaaaatagggttttacaatgggttttgtaaaactgaaaaaaacttagacctagaggagagtatttctccttttatatgtttccttttgtctgctagtgacgtgtaacagaacgTGTGTCATTGGGCCAtctgtccctgctacgttgatacagacgtacgaggaaatcaaatctctgccccatgcgtgatggcccctgattctccccaAATACGCATAcggatggtcccacaaggcgaaCGGGCTGAACTCTTTCTTGGTTCCGAGCTGGGCCGGAAGATAAGGATAAGACTAGGCCCAGAGGGGATCTGTTCATTGGGCCGAAAGAGCTGGGCTGGCCTGATTGAAGAATCTGACTGGAGTCTGGTCTTTgagctgagcgggctggacctggttcTTGGAAGAGACTTAGAAGCCTTCGGACTATGGGCTGTCCTAATGGGTCTGTCCTCAGTCCGGGGTGAAAAATCTAACGGTCATCAAACATGCTTTTGATGCTTTATaaattggcacttttaagaACTGTAAGAAAATATTGACTAAtgctaaaaagattttttttttttttatagcgaAGCTAAAAAGATTTAAAGAGAAAGGGACGAGTTATATAAGTATTTTAATGTAGtttataaaatacatgaaaacttAATAGTTAGGTTAAACCATAATAACACTATGGTAATTATTCTTTCttgattgagttttaaatgggTAATGAAATTATTTGATTGACGGTTGGATTTGCTGAATTTTAGTTTGAGCACTTTGGCGGAAATGGATCGGGAGAAATTTGATTTCATTGTTCTGATCTTGTATGTTCAATTTGGATGCAATGAAAGGAGTTGAAGATGGTTTTTCCTCTGTTTTGTGGATGAATTTGGTCTTTTCTGCAAGATGTTCGAATAATGAAATCGGAACCTATGGAttgaactgaaccgaaccgaatcgatttattCTGttcaatcggttcggttcggttattTATTAAATTCCGTAATTCTACCATCAATTTTGTGCTGGAGTATTTAACTGTCGTGTACAATTACAAACACACAGAGAAGAAGATCACCACCATCAAAAAGCTTTGAAACCACTGTCATTGTGTTCACCATTGCCATTCTCCCTCACTGTCGCCGGCACCGCTGCTTTCTTTCATCACTTTGAAGTCATCACCGTCGCTTTTTAGATTCAACTGAACCTCTCCCACTTTTACTCCTTAAAATAATCGTTATAGAGTTTCGCGATCTTCACCGGCCCGAAAATTACCTAATCTAAGGGTTTCAGTTAGGGAGGGATTCAATTCCCATAGATTGAGGTACGCTCTCTAAATTTAGCTGGATTCTCTGGTGCTTACTGTTTGAAAATCTATCTGTTTAGCTTCTGTACTGTGCTTTCCGTGTTGCAGAGACGAATATTTGGCTTCATTTTCTAACTTAAATGGCTCAGATTCCAAACTTAGATAACTCTCCTCTGAATCTCAAATCCCTAAGGTGACCACACTCATTCAGCTACATATAATCAGAACTgtaatattcttttaatttcacATTTTAGTTTTTCATCTTTGGCATGGATTTATATGTGCAGGGAACTGTCTCAAAGAGAGCTCGTAAATATCCTCAAGAATGTAAGCTCATTCTTCACTCACTACGGTTTATTTATTTTGGCCTTTTCAAAGGAatggttttaaaatttttaagttaatgtatctgaattttttgaaaaatttatctGAACGAAATCTGAGCTTTAAGTTAGTGATTTTTCCCCCAAGTACATTTATGCTGCTGAATTACAgacttgattttaaattaatgtcGAAATGATTGGATTTTTAAATAGATTCGGGGAAAGAAGTGCTTGGTGATTGATCCAAAGCTTAGTGGCTCTCTTTCATTGATCATCCAGACATCAATTTTAAGGGTAAACTTTTTTTACTTGTAATGCTTTAGTTCTTGTAGCATCCATTTGCTTCCAataaaatacctcaaaaaaataatttgtgttGTTTTTAAAACAGGAACATGGTGTTGAACTGCGGCATCTTTCAGCAGACCCAATTCAAACTGATTGCACCAAGGTGGTCTACCTAGTTCGTTCTCGGTTTAATTTGATGAGATGCATATGCTCACATGTTCATAATGATACATCTAAAGGACTTGAGAGGGAGTATTATATTTACTTCGTACCTCGCCGTGAGGTTGTTTGCGAGAAGGTACAATCTGTTTTGACTATATTGAATTTTGATATCATGGTATAAAATACTAATGCACTCATAATTAGATGATGTGATGAATATTTATGGTTAAGCAGGTGCTTGAGGAAGAGAAAGTTCATCACTTGATGACCATAGGAGAATTCCCCCTCTACATTGTTCCGTTGGATGAGGATATATTATCATTTGAACTTGATTTCACTAACAAAGTATGGCAGAGTTTGCAACTtatactaaacttttatttttctctttaacaaaaatcctcttcttcttcctcctcctcctcttttaTGACCTTTCTTTTTTCCATATTTTCCCTCTGTTGATGGCAGGATTGCCAAGTTGATGGTGATACAAGCTCCCTTTGGCATATTGCTAAGGCCATTCACAAGCTTGAGGTGCGTATGGCTTCATGGATCCAATCTCTTTTAAACAAAATTTGTTGAGATGAGTAAGTGGTTACCATGGTTCATATGCTTTTGTATTTATGGAAGAGTTATGTCTTGTAGTCTTCTTTTGGAGTGATACCACATGTGAGGGCCAAAGGCAAAGCATCAGTACGTGTTGCTGACATTCTCAGTCACATGCAAACAGAAGAACCAGTCAACTCCTCTGATGTAATTTTTCATCACAACATAAGCAAATTAACTTACTAATTAGCCCTTTATTTGGGGTGTGTGTATATTTGCAATGCTTTGCAGCCAACTAAATTTTTACTTATTACTTCAGATGGGTGTTCCAGAGATAAATACAGTCATCCTTCTGGATAGGGAGGTAGGTTGTCTCTTAATATGTACCTTTGCATGTGATTATGGCAAAAGTTGCAGGCACAAACACACATAAGTATAAACAATACTAGAATTGCATTTGCCTATAAACACTATTATCCTATATCATTAATCGTATTCATAACAGTGTGATTTATTTGAGCAAGTTGAGCTATCTAAGCTGTTACAATAAGTTGGAAGACTAGACATTCATTATATCTTCAATGGAGAGCATCAGTTTCAATAATTCAATGTTGGCACAAGGGGAAGTCATGGAGTGCAACACTGTCTAATAATCCTAAAGATGAATCATGGCCCATAAATATTGGTTATAAGAAAGAAGTTGCCTCATATTACACTGATTCTGGGCAACctcaataaaaattttgataatgaAAGTGTTCATGTAGAGTACAAAAATTGAGTTTGCATGCTAAAAACTCAATCCAATATGAGGTAGAGTGAAGCTAAAAAAGCTGAAGCTTCTTTTATGAATTTGCATAGCTCATATTTTACCTGCAACTACGAAGTTTCCAATAGTCCCATCCCATCTGCTTCATAAACAAACTATTGTtcagagatttttaattttatgcttCACAGATTTATAATGTCATTGCTCGTATAAACAATATtggtatttaaaatttactgtttttttctttttgaaagagAAGCTTACTAATCCTTTACTGCAGGTGGACATGGTTACTCCTATGTGTTCTCAATTAACATATGAAGGGTTACTGGATGAGGTAATCTGACACAAATTTATCAACTCTATTAAAGAAACATCATTACATGATGGGACACGAAATGAGATTTTTTGAGTTTTCATCCCTTGTAATTTGAAAATTGTGGAATATTGAGTTAAACTTTTGTCTCCCCAACCACCCATGTTCCATTTTGGATAGTTTTATGGAAGTCAAGTTCACTAATTTCTAATGGTGTAATAATTAGCAGTTAAAATtgcattttttttatagatatgCATACCTAGGCTTGTAAGAGTATTGAACCTCTTCTAGCATGAGAATTGGGGATTTTTAGTTTCCATCTTGTGGATGCTGAATTTTTAAGTGTTACATTTATGGTTTAACCTGATCGAATGAATTCCATGATACTTGTTTCTAGTTAACCTGATTTGCTGTAAGCAATCTCTAATAGATCCACTGCAGTTTTTGCATATCAATAATGGTTCTGTGGAGCTTGATGCATCGATAATGGGCGCACAACAACAAGAGGGAAAAAAGATGAAAGTTCCACTGAATTCAAGGTAGAATGAACTATCTGCCtgaaatattttatacaatAATATTGTTTCgtactttcattatttgcttctCCTCTCCAATGGATCCCTATACATTGAGATTAGGGTAGGTTGCTGTAAGCTGCTGTATGTAGCTATCCTTGAAATACATTGTAACATTATTTAATACTGCGTATTGTTACTTTTAGCTTATCAGGAAAATAATATTTCTTATCAAATGATTAAATATTTAGCCCTTTTACAATTAAATTTCCTCTCTCCGACCGTTCTAGAAAGGAGGAAAAATGCTTTCTTATCTTCTCCTTATCTTCCTTTTTAGTTCCAGACATAATGAAGTAAAGTTTTTCTCCGCCAATTCTATATCCTTccctgtattttttttttaaaatcatccCCTTCCTAGCTCTTGCTCTTTATCTATGTATATTTTTACATCTATATTCTCTGGTATATTAATCTAATGCATATGGCTTACTTACAGTGACAAGTTGTTCAAGGAGATCAGGGATCTCAATTTTGAAGTCGTTGTCCAGGTTCatcttttcttatttaatttagcTTTTGGAAGTTCCCCTCTCTCCAAGCCTTAATCTGTTCATTGTCCCTAAAGTTGAAATTGTTCCCTTGGAGTTCTATTGCCTTAGTTGCCATATGCAGTATGATTGCAGGTCCTGCGGCAAAAAGCAACATCTATGAAGCAGGACTACACAGAGATGACAACAACAGTTAGTATATTGTTTTGCATCTAAATTTCTCTGTTCACATCTTTCATACTTGGTTGTTGGTAACTCAAGTATCTGTGTATATATACAAGTAAAAAAAGAATTTGATAGCCATAAAATTATTTACACCAACGTATAGCTGCATAAAAGCCTAATAAATACAACTGCTGCTAACCAaagattattatttagtctatcTTTATTATATTGTCAAATCCAACTGTAATTTTGCTCATCCACTCTTTGTGAGAATTGCATATAATCTTTCATTGCTTTCCTTTAGGATATTTGAATGGTTCTTTGTGCAATTTCTAACTGGGTGCCATGTAAAACATGCAGAACCAGACAGTTTCTGAGTTGAAGGATTTTGTTAAAAAGCTCAACTCATTGCCAGAAATGACTGTAACACACACGCTTTCCCTCTTTTCCATGGAATCTGCAAATGTAGTTTCAATGCAAGCTGGAATTTAATTTGTTGTTAATTGTTTCAGAGGCATATAAATCTTGCACAGCATCTGTCAACATTCACATCCAAGCCATCCTTTCTAGCAAGGCTTGACATGGAACATACTATTGTTGAGGCTCAGAGCTATGACATGTAAGTTAATAAAAGTTCTTCCCTCCAAGTTTTGAGAATATAAAGTGCTAAATGATAAAATTCATCTCACTGTATAACACCCTCTATATGCATAAACAGGACAATAAGTGCAAAACATGTTGCAATGATGTTGTATTATTTGATAGTAAACAGTTTTCAGTATGTTAAAACTGGAGGCTTATTGCTAAAGACCATAgtattatttaatacttaatatTATCATGTTTGATTCCCTGTGAAAAGCATGTTTTTGTGGTTGTTCTTCTCTGATATTAGTACACTAGATTTGTTTTGCTAGGTATGTCTGAATTGTTTCTTAGGTCAAAACATTTTATTACAAGTTTTTTGGTTATTCCTTAGGTCAAAACATTTGGTATTGTGAGATTATAGTTGTTACatgtttactttatttttaacttgGCATTACATGTTTGTTTTAtgtttatcttggtttgaaaaATTACTAAGCGTTTCATTTTTCAGTTATCAATTTATGGAGATGTTATGCGTTTTCACTTTGCATAATATGTTTCTAGGCATTTTGATTGATTTACtaaacaagctcctctatgtGCAGATGCTTTGAGCACATTGAAGAATTAATCCATAAGCAGGAACCTCTTGTCAGTGTTCTGCGGCTGCTCATCTTGCTTTCTGTTACAAGCTCAGGGTTGCCCAAAAAGCATTTTGATTATTTGAGGCAAGCATAGCCTGATCCACATGATTCCATAGTCATTATGGTTTTGTCCTTTTATCTTGTACCTTATCTAGTTACAGTGCATCATCTTTATTTGATATTTCTGTGCTCCTGGTTTAGGAGGGAGCTACTCCACAGCTATGGGTTTGAGCACATGGCAACtttgaataatttagaaaaagctGGATTGCTTAAAAAGCAGGTTTAGTATCAGTTGATCAAATATTTCTTCAGTAtgcatatataattaaatttagaatgGATTCTGTCAAATCTTGAATGCTTTGCACATAACCTGAACCTCTCAGGAAACCAAGAGCAACTGGCTGACAGTGAAGCGCGCCCTACAACTTGTGGTTGAAGATACTGATACTGCCAAGTATAGCTCTCTATCATATAATGTAGTTCTACTAAGTTCATGTTTACTTGTTTAGGACTTTAGAATGTaaatttgcctttttttttgaaaaatttactatttggtCCCTGTGTTATACTCACTAGTTGGTCtctctattttgaaaaatatataaaaacgtcattgatattttaaaaagtctactactTAGTCCATCCATTAATTTTAGCcgttaattttgtaaaaaaaaagtcTGTAGTGCCCCTAATATGGAGGGATTAATTAGTAGAAACCTAAAAaccaactaatgagtttttcaaaaccatagagactaaatagtaaaaatacTTAATGACTACAATTAATGGAAGGGCtaactagtagattttttataaCGTCaatgatagcggttgtcgaaactgtaaaaaataacctattaataatcaacaattaaaaactgcagatagtggtaatagAGTCGAATCCACAGGAATTGACACTATGCCTTTCTTAACAATGATTTGGAAAAatcaacaataaaagtaaagcaAAGGGGGTGGTTTTTTTATGATGATAAACTAAGACTAAAACTAAAAGTAATATAAGAAAGCAATGATTAAAAGAATAGTAAATCAATGATAAAAAGACTCTAGTTGAAGTGTAGGATTCATTTCAGTTTGGAAATTAATCATTGAtactttaattcttttatttgtttcaataaattagtttaggtcgTAAAAGACGCTTATCACAATCAAATCTCTCCTTAGATTTAgattgattaggaaacgttcgctaatcaaatacTAGTTAGCAAGtcgccaaggaacgtccttgggggtttttacttttcaactgttaactggtttaagaaataaagagatctaattctaacttagccaaccgcgtggtgagttagatcatgcaacttcttAGTTTGCAACCTCTTAATTGTTACAGTAATTGTTATTTACGTTTGAACAATCTAAGTaattatggacttaaaataTTCAAACTAACATTAGATGATAAAATTGAAATGTATATGTCGTGGTCAGATGTACTCAAGTACTTGCCATCTACTTTTGTTGTTTTACTCCTTGACAAtttgaaagaaaacaaaaaacttTTGTTTTCCTTATTTTGTTTCAATTTCCATGTTTATTGATTGTAATACACATTCCAAACGATTCATTGTGGCTTGGACATGCCGTTTTTAGCCCATTTTGTATTTCATATGTgccttgcttttttttttcttccttcccCCTTTCAAACTGCAACTAAGAAGGCCTTTTCTTTATCAATTACcttattattcttttttcaattttctgAAATGCAAAGTTTGGCAGGAGCGTGTTTTAATATCTTGGCTTGCGAAATGGGATACATTTAATtctcaagcacaattctacaaTTGTAACACATTATCCTTTTAAATTCTTGTTGGTTCTCCTCCTAACTTTTGAAGTGATTTGATATGCAACAGCCCAAATGACATTTCCTATGTCTTTTCTGGATATGCACCACTGAGTATCCGTCTTGTTCAGCATGCTGTTCGATCTGGATGGTTAGTTCAATTTTGTATCAATTTCTGGCTCTTGCACTTTGGCCATTTCATTGCTTGTTTATTGGAAGTATGAAAATCTTAGAATTCCATTCTTGCTCTTATGACTTCCCTCCGTTTGGCATTAAGAATTTTCTGAGAATTCAATTCAGTTGATTTTCTTTCTAACAATTCTCttgtttgaaatttaaaaattcaattttttttaacttaaaaaattttcattttaagaaaaatagaatttattttgcaagacttcatttgaatttttttcttacAAAGTGAATCACGCCGATCAAAGGGTCTATGAAAGCCTTTCTAATTTAAATACACGGTCATACTGTGACGTAGGAATGTGCATAATTGATTGAGATATCCATTCACATTTTTTATGTATGCATTATGGCTCAATTCTTTGAGCATCAGTCTCAAACTACTTTGTGATCTAAACATGGATCCTCCCCCTCCCTTCCTCTTCCTccacatctctctctctctcatgcaCGCATGCACTCACACACATGCATTATGCATCTGTGTATTATCTGCTTTTAGATCATCGCCAGAAAGATGCAATAATTTCTGTACTATTTTGCTTTGTGACCTAATTACATTGGATGCAATAACAGAAAGATGTAAACTCTTGTTGGGAATTTCTGATACATTGGATCCttgcattttttttccttttaatttaaatgcagTTATTTTCATATTTGCAATATATCGGTGGACTTGATCCATGTTGTTATCTTTGTCAAATGTGGTAAATTGACCCTTACAGGCGTCCTATGGAAGAAATTTTGAAGATGTTGCCAGGACCACACTCAGAAACAAAGAGAGTGTGTACAGTTTCTGTTATtgcttctctcttctttctatGCTTTGATATCTGGTACTATCAATAGCTTGCACTGCTTTTGCAGACTGGAGTTCTAAGCAGTCCATCTTCTGACACACTGTACAGAGCTTCTGAAGCTGCAGACAGgtatatctaaatttatttggtTTTCGTGTGTTACTGCATAACTTTTCCTTTGTGGTTTGTGGATATTGTCTTCATGGAACTAAGTCTGTCGATCCTCTCTTTGAAGTTTTTACGACAAAATGTTTTCCAACTTGTATGATGCAACATTTAGATCTTCATTTAGTTTTTCCTTCACTGTAAATATATTTCAGATTAGCTGATGGAAGGCGCGCCCTTGTACTTGTTGTATTCATCGGAGGGGTTACGTTTGCAGAAATTTCTGCTCTCCGATATCTCAGTGCTCAGGCATGTCAAATAGTTCAGCAGTATACAAATGTGTACTCTGTTCGGAACTTCCAAAAGCAAGTTGGTTAGAATATCCTGTCTAAAACTTGAACTGTCTTGCAGGAAGGGATGGCATATGATTTGATCATAGGAACAACAAATATTGTCAATGGAAATACCTTGGCAGAAGCATATGTGGAGCGTTTTGGTTGATTTTAAATTGCCATTTATCTCATCCTGAGGTGAAAATTGATTGGCAGCTTGTGGAGCTGGAAAGCGAGACTGGTTAACAGCAGTATCAGAACACTTGTGGGAGATTTTGAAGTTATTTATGGTGTGAAACTGTCCCCTTCATGGTGTTGAACTTAACTAAtgctaaaatttcaaatatatatctTTGAATTGAAAAACACATTTAAAAGATTgaacaataaatttatttatatgtttaattttaatacattttttgtcaattgattgaattaaaacaaatatagAAAGCGAGGTACAGAAAGCTTGAATAAGCAAATATGTCCTTTCTTTCTTCGTTTTTTTTCttccaattttcaatttaaaaattaaaaaccaagAAAACGTGAAAAAAAACTAAAACTGAAAATAGATCTTTTTACAGCTTTAACTTCGCTGCTTAACTAATTTATGTGGACATAATGACACAAGAGGGGTCAATTATCGTTTATTTTTCATTCAACTTAAAATacattatgtaaatattttatcgTCCTATGAACCCAGACCGGATGAAAAATCTTTAGTACTGTGACTAGCATTatcatcaataataaaattaattgaatttataatagAGAATCTCGgtgtgcatatatatatatccacaTCAAAAAGCCATTGCAAGACTTATCACTGAAGAAATGCCATTCGATGTTTGCTCACTTCATTGAAAAATATTCAGCTTGCACAATTCGCTACAGAAACCAAAAATGATACAGACGATAAATATGCCTAATTCATCCTATTCCAATACAAGGAACGAGTATCAAAATAAACAATGTTGTCCCATAAATCATAGCACATAATGCACATACATTACAACACCTATTCAAAGAATATCACAGcttcattaaatataaaaactcaCTTTCAGCGAAATTCCATCTTTGGGTCTATGCCACTGCGACCTTCATCAACAATTGCCAAACTCAACATTTCTGTGCAAAACTGATCGTCCGGTTTCAGC
This window encodes:
- the LOC110602259 gene encoding vacuolar protein-sorting-associated protein 33 homolog; translation: MAQIPNLDNSPLNLKSLRELSQRELVNILKNIRGKKCLVIDPKLSGSLSLIIQTSILREHGVELRHLSADPIQTDCTKVVYLVRSRFNLMRCICSHVHNDTSKGLEREYYIYFVPRREVVCEKVLEEEKVHHLMTIGEFPLYIVPLDEDILSFELDFTNKDCQVDGDTSSLWHIAKAIHKLESSFGVIPHVRAKGKASVRVADILSHMQTEEPVNSSDMGVPEINTVILLDREVDMVTPMCSQLTYEGLLDEFLHINNGSVELDASIMGAQQQEGKKMKVPLNSSDKLFKEIRDLNFEVVVQVLRQKATSMKQDYTEMTTTNQTVSELKDFVKKLNSLPEMTRHINLAQHLSTFTSKPSFLARLDMEHTIVEAQSYDICFEHIEELIHKQEPLVSVLRLLILLSVTSSGLPKKHFDYLRRELLHSYGFEHMATLNNLEKAGLLKKQETKSNWLTVKRALQLVVEDTDTANPNDISYVFSGYAPLSIRLVQHAVRSGWRPMEEILKMLPGPHSETKRTGVLSSPSSDTLYRASEAADRLADGRRALVLVVFIGGVTFAEISALRYLSAQEGMAYDLIIGTTNIVNGNTLAEAYVERFG